The region acttccctggaggcccagtggttaaggaggcatgggttcaatccctgataggggaactaagatcccacatgcagcatggtgcaaaggaaaaaaaaaaaagtctatgtaTTGTCTACTTCCACCTACTAGAGCATCAGCTCTAGGAGGGCAGAAACTGTTTCCCTAGGGGCTAGAGGTTGATTCATCATTGAATGAATCTTAATTAGAGGCCTGAAATATGAAGAAGTAGGAAGTGGCTATATGTAAAGCAGAATAAGGGTGGCAAGCATCCAGAGAAAGGGAAGTGGAGCTCAGTGGGGGCACGAAGCCCTCATCTGGAgccaaggcaagagacacaaGGTAGAGCATTCTCTAGTTAAGGTGAGACTACAAGCACTCCTGATGTGGGTTTTACTCCTGCAGCCTGTGGTCTTCAGTCCAGTCTCCCTGGATGCACGTTAAATTTTCCAAGCATCCAAATGGCTGGGGGAAAgaaagacttcacattccacagGAGAGGCACTGTGGAATATCAGATGGAGAATCAGAAGACCTGGCCTAGCTATAaactagctgtgtggcctggggAAGTCTAAGGCCCTCTCAGGACAGTGCGTGCCCATCCTCAGGACAGTCGTAGAGTGGGAGCACCCTACTACCACTTTCCACAGCTGGTTTGAGGACCAAGAGAACTAACGCCCACGAAGGAGGCTACTCCCCGCAGTCTGTCAGCACAAGGGGGGGCTCCTGACTCCTGGGAGGTCTGGGGCTGAGACAGGAGACAGAGACTGGGCAAACGCCAGACTCTGGCTGTGCGCAGTCTGCCCACACTCTCCTGTTATCTCTGTCCTCCCGAGCTTCCACTTGCCAGACTCTGGCTGTGCGCAGTCTGCCCACATCCTCCTCCTGAGCTTCCACTCACGCACAGACAGACATCAGCTGCTGGTCAGTAACTGAGCTAATCGGTTTTAGTCTTTTCCCTATCTTTGCCCCTGACAGGCAGGAGCTGGGTAGCAACAGTGTGTCTACGCAGATGGAGAGTGGTGACCAGGGACAGGGTGTCCCCACTTCGGTCTCCATTCAGTCTCCGGTTGAAGTCAAGGACAGGCTCCAGATCCGCAGCCTCCCGGCCCGGCAGTGCCTGGCGGAGTTTCTGGCTGTGTCTGTGCTCATGGTAGGTGGTCTAATTGAGGCGGAGGAAAGAGGGAGCTGCGCTCCTCCTAGGGTCCTTACCTCTTCCTCTGGGTGCACTAGGAAGACAACGCCTCCAGCAGCCTCTTTTTCCTGCTCTTGCTCCTCTTGCCTCTCCTACCTTCCCAATTTTATTCCTGTCACTTTCCATCTCTTACCCTCCTTCGCTTCCCTTACTCTCCCTCTGTTTctcccctcttttctctttcccctttctgttttctcttgctGATCCCTCAAGTCTGTTCATCAATCTTGGCCATCCCCTCTCTTCCCAGTCTCTCTCTCCCAGGGTGTCCCAGGCTCCCTATCCTTGGTTCCCTCttcctcatctttcttttctccaacaGCTCCTCATACAGGGGTCTTCGGCCCAGGCTGTCACCAGTGGAGGAAccaaaaaaaaacttctttaccGTGTTTCTGGCTGGCTCTCCGGGCGTTATGCTAGCCACCTATGTGAGTGGTAATGTCTCAGGTGAGGAGGGTGAGGTCTAGTCATCAGACAAAGCAGGATGTGCACTTGAGTTTGGTAATAGTGCAAAGGATCCCTTGGTGACTCACAGACATTATCTCCTTGAGCTTGACCAGTGCCCTGGACTGAGATATGCCTCTGGCCCAGTCCAGTCCCTTCTCTTTCTATATCTCGCCCTCCCACTTCACATTAATCCTCCGCTCAGGTAGACAGAACTCTATGGCAAGGCATCATGAGTAAATGAGTAAACTCATCTTGTGTCTCCCACCTAAGCCCTCTGGGGTTCACCCTTGCTTAGGACCTCACCAGCTTGTTCCTCAGACTCACATCGCATCAAGTACTGGAATAGAAAGTGCAgacagacccaggtttgaacttGGCTTCACTGCATGACCTtaacaagtcacttaacctcctTCAGCCTCAACTTCCTAACGCATGTGATGAGAATAGCAACATTTGACTTAAGAGTTGTGGGGAGGAATAGCAGTGTTACTGGTGACAGTGCCTGATAGACAATGGATATcggttttcttttcttgatccTTGAAGGGGCCCACCTGAATCCAGCCTTCTCCCTGCCCATGTGCCTCCGGGGACACCTCCCCTGGGCCAGGTTTCTCATTTACTCCCTGGTGCAGTTGCTGTCTGTGTTCTGTGCCTCTGGAGTCCCCTACGCTCTCTATGACGGTAACAGAGAACAAGGTTGGGGGCACCTGTGTGTGGTTAACGACGCCTTAGAGCAGTTTTGAATGAGCAAAGATGGAAATCCTGGGTGTGCCCTACCCTACAGATGCCCTACAGAACTACACAGGTGGGAGCCGGACAGTGACTGGTCCCAAGGAGACGGCTTCCATCTTTGCCACCTACCCTGTCCCCTACCTGTCTCTGAGCAATGGCTTCCTGGATCACGTAGGTATAAGAGGGTGACCCAGGAAAGCCACAACCTTTGCCTTTTTCCCCCTGGAAGCTCGGCCTGCTGTTTAGGGTCTGGGTGGGTTGTGCGGCTGGCTTTATCTTTGCATCTCGCCTTCCCCAGCTGCCTGAGTTGGACAAAGTCAGATGCCATGGGGTGGCAGCCTGGAGTGCTTGGGTGAGATAGGGCAGGTGGTGCAACTGGCAGCTAACGGGAGGCCCCCTGCCTCTGTCGACTCCAAGGTTCTGGGCACCTGAATGCTGATGGTGGGGAAGGCCATCCTAGACACACAGAACAAGGGAGCGCCTGCAGGTCTGGAGCCTGTGGTAGTGGGGTTACTGATCCTGGCCATCACGCTATCCGTGGGTGCCAACTGTGAGCTCCCAATCAACCTGCCCAGGACCT is a window of Ovis aries strain OAR_USU_Benz2616 breed Rambouillet chromosome 1, ARS-UI_Ramb_v3.0, whole genome shotgun sequence DNA encoding:
- the AQP10 gene encoding LOW QUALITY PROTEIN: aquaporin-10 (The sequence of the model RefSeq protein was modified relative to this genomic sequence to represent the inferred CDS: inserted 1 base in 1 codon; deleted 1 base in 1 codon; substituted 1 base at 1 genomic stop codon), coding for MESGDQGQGVPTSVSIQSPVEVKDRLQIRSLPARQCLAEFLAVSVLMLLIQGSSAQAVTSGEPKKNFFTVFLAGSPGVMLATYVSGNVSGAHLNPAFSLPMCLRGHLPWARFLIYSLVQLLSVFCASGVPYALYDDALQNYTGGSRTVTGPKETASIFATYPVPYLSLSNGFLDHVLGTXMLMVGKAILDTQNKGAPAGLEPVVVGLLILAITLSVGANCELPIXPAQDLGPQLFAYIAGWGPEVFSAGNGWWWVPVMGPLVGGMLGTATSQLLVAQHHPEDSEPSQDLECAQQEASGSGSPAATQLQESKLRL